In one Cellulomonas sp. JZ18 genomic region, the following are encoded:
- the moaA gene encoding GTP 3',8-cyclase MoaA: MEPVTSRGAVPVALGPPPARPVEATAVPRPPARLRGDGLVDRWGRVATDLRVSLTDRCNLRCTYCMPAEGLPWAPDATVLTDDEVVRLVRVAVERLGVRDVRFTGGEPLLRRGLEGIVAAAAALRTPDGAPVGTALTTNALGLDKRARALAAAGLGRVNVSLDSLRPERFAAITRRDRLADVLAGLRAARDAGLGPVKVNAVLVRGVNDDEAVPLLAWALEHGYHLRFIEQMPLGPAGSWDRAGLVTAQEILDALTAAFDLEPEPAGARGGAPAETWTVRGRPGATVGVIGSVTRPFCGACDRTRLTADGQVRSCLFAREEHDLRGLLRSGADDEALAEAWRAAMWGKKPGHGIDDVGFLQPARTMSAIGG, translated from the coding sequence ACCGCGGTCCCGCGACCGCCGGCACGGCTGCGCGGCGACGGGCTCGTCGACCGCTGGGGGCGCGTCGCCACCGACCTGCGGGTCTCCCTCACCGACCGCTGCAACCTGCGCTGCACGTACTGCATGCCGGCGGAGGGCCTGCCGTGGGCGCCCGACGCCACCGTGCTGACCGACGACGAGGTGGTGCGGCTGGTGCGCGTCGCCGTCGAGCGGCTCGGCGTGCGCGACGTGCGGTTCACCGGCGGGGAGCCGCTGCTGCGCCGGGGCCTCGAGGGCATCGTCGCGGCCGCCGCGGCGCTGCGCACCCCCGACGGCGCGCCCGTCGGGACGGCGCTCACCACCAACGCGCTGGGCCTGGACAAGCGGGCGCGCGCGCTGGCGGCCGCCGGGCTGGGGCGCGTCAACGTCTCGCTCGACTCGCTGCGACCGGAGCGGTTCGCCGCCATCACCCGCCGCGACCGGCTCGCGGACGTGCTCGCCGGGCTGCGCGCGGCCCGCGACGCCGGGCTCGGGCCCGTGAAGGTCAACGCGGTGCTGGTGCGCGGCGTCAACGACGACGAGGCCGTCCCGCTGCTCGCGTGGGCCCTCGAGCACGGCTACCACCTGCGCTTCATCGAGCAGATGCCGCTGGGCCCCGCCGGGTCGTGGGACCGCGCGGGGCTCGTCACCGCGCAGGAGATCCTCGACGCCCTCACGGCCGCATTCGACCTCGAGCCCGAGCCGGCCGGTGCCCGCGGCGGCGCCCCCGCCGAGACGTGGACGGTGCGCGGGCGGCCGGGGGCGACCGTCGGCGTCATCGGGTCCGTGACGCGCCCGTTCTGCGGCGCCTGCGACCGGACCCGCCTGACGGCGGACGGCCAGGTGCGCAGCTGCTTGTTCGCGCGCGAGGAGCACGACCTGCGCGGTCTGCTGCGCTCGGGCGCCGACGACGAGGCGCTGGCCGAGGCGTGGCGGGCGGCGATGTGGGGCAAGAAGCCGGGGCACGGGATCGACGACGTCGGGTTCCTGCAGCCGGCCCGCACGATGAGCGCGATCGGAGGCTGA
- a CDS encoding MoaD/ThiS family protein, with product MAAGTAGTGTGVHTLTVRYFAAAHEAAGVGEERVDVPDGVTVGGLLDALAARHDGRLRDVLAVCALLVDGTLHRDRDEPLGSPQVVDVLPPFAGG from the coding sequence ATGGCGGCGGGGACGGCCGGGACCGGCACAGGGGTGCACACGCTGACCGTGCGCTACTTCGCGGCGGCGCACGAGGCGGCGGGGGTGGGCGAGGAGCGGGTCGACGTGCCGGACGGGGTGACGGTCGGCGGGCTGCTCGACGCGCTCGCCGCCCGGCACGACGGCCGCCTGCGCGACGTGCTCGCGGTCTGCGCGCTGCTGGTCGACGGCACGCTGCACCGTGACCGGGACGAGCCGCTGGGCTCCCCGCAGGTCGTCGACGTGCTGCCGCCCTTCGCCGGGGGCTGA
- a CDS encoding molybdenum cofactor biosynthesis protein MoaE: protein MSPHDSSRLAAPARRVVVTDVTQAVVDVAALAAAVADAAAGAVVTFAGVVRDHDHGRAVTALEYVAHPDAGRVLARVVAAVAADAPVDAVAVVHRVGPLEVGDCALGVAVAAAHRQEAFAAAARLVDEVKEHLPVWKRQVLGDGTHEWVNCA from the coding sequence GTGAGCCCGCACGACTCCTCCCGCCTCGCCGCGCCCGCACGTCGCGTGGTCGTCACCGACGTCACGCAGGCGGTGGTGGACGTCGCGGCGCTCGCGGCGGCCGTGGCCGACGCCGCCGCCGGCGCGGTGGTCACGTTCGCCGGCGTGGTGCGCGACCACGACCACGGCCGTGCCGTCACGGCCCTCGAGTACGTCGCGCACCCCGACGCCGGCCGGGTCCTGGCCCGGGTCGTCGCCGCCGTCGCCGCCGACGCCCCCGTGGACGCCGTGGCGGTCGTGCACCGGGTGGGACCGCTCGAGGTCGGCGACTGCGCCCTCGGTGTCGCGGTGGCGGCCGCGCACCGGCAGGAGGCGTTCGCCGCGGCGGCGCGGCTCGTCGACGAGGTCAAGGAGCACCTGCCCGTGTGGAAGCGTCAGGTCCTCGGCGACGGCACCCACGAGTGGGTCAACTGCGCCTGA
- a CDS encoding molybdopterin-binding protein, with product MRYRVGEAASLLGVSDDTVRRWIDAGRLRSTRTASGRHEVDGVDLARLAQQVADEQDAGDGGRGRHSTRNRLRGIVTRVVRDGVMAQVDIQAGPHRVVSLISREAADELGLEPGVVAVASVKATNVAVEHVERA from the coding sequence ATGCGGTACCGGGTGGGAGAGGCCGCGAGCCTCCTGGGGGTCAGCGACGACACCGTGCGCCGCTGGATCGACGCCGGGCGGCTGCGCTCGACGCGCACGGCGTCGGGGCGCCACGAGGTCGACGGGGTCGACCTCGCACGCCTCGCCCAGCAGGTCGCCGACGAGCAGGACGCGGGCGACGGCGGCCGCGGGCGGCACTCGACGCGCAACCGGCTGCGCGGGATCGTCACCCGCGTCGTGCGCGACGGTGTCATGGCGCAGGTCGACATCCAGGCCGGTCCGCACCGGGTCGTGTCCCTCATCAGCCGGGAGGCGGCCGACGAGCTCGGTCTCGAGCCGGGCGTCGTGGCCGTGGCGTCCGTGAAGGCGACGAACGTCGCCGTCGAGCACGTCGAACGCGCATGA
- the modA gene encoding molybdate ABC transporter substrate-binding protein translates to MASSLTDVLADVEADLEARHPGLDVRTSPAASSTLAAQVLAGAPADVLVTASEATMATVTDALGGDPVVVARNALQIAVPAGNPAGVTGLADLADPALTVALCDPAVPCGAVAAEVLASAGVAGAPDTLEQDVRAVLTKVRLREVDAALVYRTDVLAGGDEVEGLDLPAAHDVATTYPALVLPDAPHPAAARAVVDHLRSPAGVAALRAAGFTTP, encoded by the coding sequence GTGGCGTCGTCGCTGACGGACGTCCTCGCCGACGTGGAGGCCGACCTGGAGGCCCGCCACCCGGGCCTCGACGTGCGCACGAGCCCCGCGGCGAGCTCGACGCTCGCCGCCCAGGTGCTCGCGGGCGCACCCGCGGACGTCCTCGTCACGGCGAGCGAGGCGACGATGGCGACCGTCACCGACGCGCTCGGCGGCGACCCCGTCGTCGTGGCACGCAACGCGCTGCAGATCGCGGTGCCGGCCGGCAACCCCGCGGGCGTCACGGGACTGGCCGACCTCGCCGACCCCGCCCTGACGGTCGCGCTGTGCGACCCCGCGGTGCCGTGCGGGGCGGTGGCGGCCGAGGTGCTGGCGTCCGCGGGCGTGGCGGGCGCACCGGACACGCTCGAGCAGGACGTGCGGGCCGTGCTCACGAAGGTCCGGCTGCGGGAGGTCGACGCCGCGCTGGTCTACCGCACCGACGTCCTCGCCGGCGGCGACGAGGTCGAGGGCCTCGACCTGCCGGCCGCGCACGACGTGGCGACGACGTACCCGGCCCTCGTGCTGCCCGACGCCCCCCACCCGGCGGCGGCACGCGCCGTCGTGGACCACCTGCGCTCCCCCGCCGGTGTCGCCGCACTGCGCGCCGCCGGGTTCACGACGCCGTGA
- a CDS encoding ABC transporter permease, producing the protein MSRRRPAPVALLVPAALGLVLLVAPLVALVVATPWADLGARVLAPGVLDALRLSLVTAAVSTLLCVLVGVPLAWVLARTDVPGRALVRALVTVPLVLPPVVGGVALLLLLGRQGLLGRHLDAWFGVTVPFTSAAVVLAQTFVALPFLVLAVEGAIAGTDARREAAAATLGASRWYVARRVTLPAAAPGIAAGAALCFARALGEFGATLTFAGSFPGTTRTMPLAVYLALDSDPQAAVAMSLLLLVLSVAVLVALRGRWVGGLTGTAPAPPRAARTREVAAP; encoded by the coding sequence GTGAGCCGCCGCCGACCCGCCCCGGTCGCGCTGCTCGTGCCGGCGGCGCTCGGGCTCGTCCTGCTCGTCGCCCCGCTCGTCGCGCTGGTCGTCGCGACGCCGTGGGCGGACCTCGGGGCGCGCGTGCTGGCGCCCGGGGTCCTCGACGCGCTGCGGCTCTCGCTGGTCACGGCGGCCGTGAGCACGCTGCTGTGCGTGCTGGTCGGCGTTCCCCTCGCCTGGGTGCTGGCGCGCACCGACGTGCCGGGCCGTGCGCTGGTGCGCGCGCTCGTCACGGTGCCGCTGGTCCTGCCGCCCGTCGTCGGCGGAGTCGCGCTGCTGCTCCTGCTGGGCCGCCAGGGCCTGCTGGGACGCCACCTCGACGCGTGGTTCGGCGTCACCGTGCCGTTCACGTCCGCCGCGGTGGTCCTGGCGCAGACGTTCGTCGCGCTGCCGTTCCTCGTCCTGGCGGTCGAGGGTGCGATCGCCGGCACGGACGCGCGGCGCGAGGCGGCCGCCGCGACGCTGGGCGCATCCCGCTGGTACGTCGCGCGGCGCGTGACCCTGCCGGCCGCGGCGCCGGGGATCGCCGCCGGGGCCGCGCTGTGCTTCGCGCGCGCCCTGGGCGAGTTCGGCGCCACGCTCACGTTCGCGGGCAGCTTCCCCGGCACGACCCGCACGATGCCGCTCGCGGTGTACCTGGCGCTCGACAGCGACCCGCAGGCCGCGGTCGCGATGTCCCTGCTGCTGCTCGTCCTCTCGGTCGCGGTGCTCGTCGCGCTGCGCGGGCGGTGGGTCGGCGGGCTCACGGGTACCGCGCCGGCGCCGCCGCGAGCGGCGCGGACGCGCGAGGTGGCGGCGCCGTGA
- a CDS encoding ABC transporter ATP-binding protein, protein MRAARGAAGVGAGLDAHLVVRRGAWQLDLRLVVPAGGVLAVLGPNGGGKSTAVAALAGLVPLDRGHVRLGERVLADAEAGVDLPPERRGLGVVLQDVLLVPHLSARENVAFGRRAAGERARPARQHADRLLEAVGLAAHARTRAERLSGGQAQRAALARALAVDPAALVLDEPFAALDAHARRHVRDVVADHVRTRRVPLVLVTHALDDARDLADEVLVLERGRVVQRGAPDDLADAPATDYVAELVGGPGVGS, encoded by the coding sequence GTGAGGGCCGCCCGCGGCGCCGCCGGCGTCGGGGCCGGCCTCGACGCGCACCTCGTCGTCCGCCGCGGCGCGTGGCAGCTCGACCTGCGCCTCGTCGTGCCGGCCGGCGGCGTGCTCGCCGTGCTCGGGCCGAACGGCGGCGGGAAGTCGACGGCGGTCGCGGCCCTGGCGGGGCTCGTGCCGCTGGACCGCGGGCACGTGCGGCTCGGCGAGCGGGTCCTCGCCGACGCGGAGGCGGGCGTCGACCTCCCGCCCGAGCGGCGCGGGCTCGGCGTCGTGCTGCAGGACGTGCTCCTGGTCCCGCACCTGTCGGCGCGCGAGAACGTCGCGTTCGGGCGCCGCGCTGCGGGCGAGCGGGCACGCCCCGCGCGTCAGCACGCCGACCGCCTGCTCGAGGCGGTCGGCCTCGCCGCGCACGCCCGCACGCGCGCCGAGCGCCTGTCCGGCGGGCAGGCCCAGCGTGCGGCGCTCGCGCGGGCACTCGCCGTCGACCCCGCCGCGCTCGTCCTCGACGAGCCGTTCGCGGCGCTCGACGCGCACGCCCGCCGCCACGTGCGCGACGTCGTGGCGGACCACGTGCGCACGCGGCGGGTCCCGCTCGTCCTCGTGACGCACGCCCTGGACGACGCGCGCGACCTCGCGGACGAGGTCCTGGTCCTCGAGCGCGGCCGCGTCGTGCAGCGCGGCGCGCCCGACGACCTCGCGGACGCCCCCGCGACGGACTACGTGGCCGAGCTGGTCGGCGGCCCCGGGGTGGGGTCATGA
- a CDS encoding molybdenum cofactor guanylyltransferase codes for MSARDADVLVVVPAGGTARRLGGGDKTALDVGGRTVLERLLADLAPWPTVVVADPPAPHVRARAPHARWCREDPPGAGPLAALAAGLATAPGARVLVAVAGDQPFAGRAVPALLAALDAAPRAGAAAAADGEGRLQPLLAAYRTAAVATVLRGPVAHRPVRSLCAGLDVVPVPLPAAQLLDVDDADDLDRARRTAADGTAPG; via the coding sequence ATGAGCGCACGCGACGCCGACGTCCTCGTCGTGGTCCCCGCGGGCGGCACGGCGCGCCGCCTCGGCGGCGGGGACAAGACCGCCCTCGACGTGGGCGGACGCACGGTCCTCGAGCGGCTCCTCGCCGACCTCGCGCCGTGGCCGACCGTGGTCGTCGCCGACCCGCCGGCACCGCACGTGCGCGCCCGTGCCCCGCACGCGCGCTGGTGCCGGGAGGACCCGCCCGGCGCCGGTCCGCTCGCGGCCCTCGCGGCGGGCCTCGCGACCGCCCCGGGCGCGCGCGTGCTCGTCGCCGTGGCCGGCGACCAGCCGTTCGCCGGGCGCGCCGTGCCCGCGCTGCTCGCCGCGCTCGACGCGGCCCCCCGGGCCGGTGCGGCGGCCGCCGCGGACGGCGAGGGACGCCTGCAGCCGCTGCTCGCCGCGTACCGCACGGCGGCCGTGGCGACGGTGCTGCGCGGCCCGGTCGCGCACCGCCCGGTGCGCTCCCTCTGCGCCGGGCTGGACGTCGTGCCCGTCCCGCTGCCGGCGGCCCAGCTGCTCGACGTCGACGACGCGGACGACCTCGACCGGGCGCGGCGCACCGCCGCGGACGGCACCGCCCCCGGCTGA
- a CDS encoding DUF6457 domain-containing protein — translation MTDAEPLYDWLVHVAEVLDVDRALVEDATAPVLGMVRDVAHGVVRPAGPMTAFLVGVVAGRTGAGTAEATARVREALAQVERELRVRGAAGG, via the coding sequence ATGACGGACGCCGAACCGCTGTACGACTGGCTCGTGCACGTGGCCGAGGTGCTCGACGTGGACCGCGCGCTCGTCGAGGACGCGACCGCACCGGTGCTGGGCATGGTGCGCGACGTCGCGCACGGGGTGGTCCGCCCGGCCGGACCCATGACCGCGTTCCTCGTCGGCGTCGTGGCCGGGCGCACCGGGGCGGGCACCGCCGAGGCGACCGCGCGCGTCCGCGAGGCGCTCGCGCAGGTCGAGCGCGAGCTGCGCGTGCGCGGCGCGGCCGGCGGCTGA
- a CDS encoding glycosyltransferase family 2 protein, which yields MTGPAPTTPRLTVIVPTYNEAPNVAELVRRVDAATRGLDAELLFVDDSTDDTADVVRAVAPGAGLPVRVLHRDDPVGGLGGAVAEGLRASSAPLCLVMDGDLQHPPELIPAMVARAGEEDVDVVVASRYVGDGSSAGLSGVVRQAVSSTSTAVTRAMFPVRLRDCSDPMTGFFLVRRAAVDLEVLRPRGFKILLEILARHPMRVVEVPFVFGERFAGRSKANMAQGLHFLWQLGGLRFGRMSRFAIIGGFGAVLNVAIVAALTSLGAAWLLAALVAAELTIVGNFLLQERFVFRDLRHEGKGAWARFGQSFAFNNVETLLRMPVMALLVETMHVAAVLATAITLVVAFVARFTFHSRIVYRPRSSRRRVRLTPPAAAAVAAADRPDAVTPLLEGPDAVVPSERP from the coding sequence ATGACCGGACCGGCGCCGACCACGCCCCGTCTGACCGTCATCGTCCCCACGTACAACGAGGCGCCGAACGTCGCCGAGCTCGTGCGGCGCGTCGACGCCGCCACGCGCGGGCTGGACGCGGAGCTGCTGTTCGTCGACGACTCGACCGACGACACCGCGGACGTCGTGCGCGCCGTGGCACCGGGTGCCGGCCTGCCCGTGCGCGTGCTGCACCGCGACGACCCGGTCGGCGGCCTCGGCGGTGCCGTCGCGGAGGGGCTGCGGGCCTCGTCCGCGCCCCTGTGCCTGGTCATGGACGGGGACCTGCAGCACCCGCCGGAGCTGATCCCCGCGATGGTGGCGCGCGCGGGCGAGGAGGACGTCGACGTCGTCGTCGCCTCCCGGTACGTGGGCGACGGCAGCAGCGCAGGCCTGTCCGGCGTCGTGCGTCAGGCGGTGTCCTCGACCTCCACCGCCGTCACCCGCGCGATGTTCCCGGTGCGTCTGCGCGACTGCTCCGACCCGATGACGGGCTTCTTCCTCGTGCGCCGGGCGGCCGTCGACCTCGAGGTGCTGCGCCCGCGCGGGTTCAAGATCCTGCTCGAGATCCTCGCGCGGCACCCGATGCGCGTCGTCGAGGTGCCGTTCGTGTTCGGCGAGCGGTTCGCCGGCCGGTCCAAGGCGAACATGGCCCAGGGCCTGCACTTCCTGTGGCAGCTCGGCGGCCTGCGCTTCGGGCGGATGTCGCGCTTCGCCATCATCGGCGGGTTCGGCGCGGTGCTCAACGTCGCGATCGTCGCGGCGCTGACCTCGCTGGGCGCGGCGTGGCTGCTCGCCGCGCTCGTCGCGGCGGAGCTGACGATCGTCGGCAACTTCCTGCTCCAGGAGCGGTTCGTGTTCCGCGACCTGCGGCACGAGGGCAAGGGCGCGTGGGCGCGGTTCGGGCAGTCGTTCGCGTTCAACAACGTCGAGACGCTGCTGCGGATGCCGGTGATGGCGCTGCTCGTGGAGACGATGCACGTCGCCGCGGTGCTCGCCACGGCGATCACGCTCGTCGTGGCGTTCGTGGCCCGGTTCACGTTCCACTCGCGGATCGTCTACCGGCCCCGGTCCAGCCGTCGGCGGGTGCGCCTGACGCCGCCCGCGGCCGCGGCGGTCGCCGCCGCCGACCGCCCCGACGCGGTCACGCCCCTGCTCGAGGGCCCCGACGCCGTGGTGCCGTCCGAGCGTCCCTGA
- a CDS encoding transglutaminase family protein translates to MQRDVSARLSLTVRSAATLVLEVAVAHVHAPEEELRVTLDGAPAPVRETAGPHGTRLQVVAAPPGALVVDYRATVRGRAAAAPGDDEADRLWFLRPSRYCESDALAPTARAEFAGLDGPDLLAAVSSWVGTRLAYLPGSSRPTDGAVGTLLARQGVCRDYAHLVVALLRALDVPARVVAVYAPGLAPMDLHAVAEAWVDGAWHVVDATTLAPRPALVRVATGRDASDTAFLTVHGGVAVLDALEVTAVADALPDDDVRRLVALR, encoded by the coding sequence GTGCAGCGCGACGTCTCCGCCCGCCTGTCCCTGACCGTGCGCTCGGCCGCCACGCTCGTCCTCGAGGTCGCCGTGGCGCACGTGCACGCCCCCGAGGAGGAGCTGCGGGTCACGCTCGACGGCGCACCGGCGCCGGTGCGGGAGACGGCCGGACCGCACGGGACGCGGCTGCAGGTCGTCGCGGCCCCGCCCGGCGCGCTGGTCGTCGACTACCGGGCGACGGTGCGCGGACGGGCTGCCGCCGCGCCGGGCGACGACGAGGCCGACCGCCTGTGGTTCCTGCGGCCCAGCCGGTACTGCGAGTCGGACGCGCTGGCGCCGACGGCCCGCGCCGAGTTCGCCGGGCTGGACGGCCCCGACCTGCTCGCGGCGGTCTCGTCGTGGGTCGGCACGCGCCTGGCGTACCTGCCCGGGAGCAGCCGTCCCACCGACGGCGCCGTCGGCACGCTCCTGGCCCGGCAGGGCGTCTGCCGGGACTACGCGCACCTGGTCGTGGCGCTGCTGCGCGCGCTCGACGTGCCGGCGCGCGTCGTGGCCGTGTACGCGCCCGGGCTGGCACCCATGGACCTCCACGCGGTGGCCGAGGCGTGGGTCGACGGCGCCTGGCACGTCGTCGACGCGACGACGCTCGCCCCGCGCCCGGCGCTCGTGCGCGTGGCCACGGGACGCGACGCCTCGGACACCGCGTTCCTCACCGTCCACGGCGGCGTCGCCGTGCTCGACGCGCTCGAGGTGACCGCGGTCGCCGACGCGCTCCCCGACGACGACGTCCGCAGGCTCGTCGCCCTGCGCTGA